A region of Thermoplasmataceae archaeon DNA encodes the following proteins:
- a CDS encoding ATP/GTP-binding protein, with the protein MIGSLFVTGPAGTGKSTFCGSFKEWLIQQGYDVVTVNLDPGAEYMPYNAEIDVREYISLQDIMSQYSLGPNGAQIVAADLLLENIDKIESQLKELQDYYVIFDTPGQMELFTFRQGSTMLVDRLSMGKGMLAFIADSVVSSSPSGYISQKMLYGSVMSRFYKPMILVMNKSDLVDKETMERISRWEESPDVLQEAFMEEKQEMVRDYFSGILEAFKSSDMITKIFPVSSRDLLGFEDIYSEMSVFFTGGEDADTLYRDD; encoded by the coding sequence ATGATCGGATCACTATTTGTTACTGGGCCGGCCGGAACCGGAAAATCAACATTTTGTGGGTCATTTAAGGAATGGCTCATTCAGCAAGGATATGACGTCGTAACCGTGAATCTCGATCCCGGGGCGGAATACATGCCATACAATGCTGAGATTGACGTGAGGGAATACATCTCTCTCCAGGACATAATGAGCCAGTACTCCCTTGGCCCCAACGGGGCACAGATTGTCGCAGCCGATCTTCTCCTTGAGAATATAGACAAGATCGAATCCCAGCTAAAGGAATTGCAGGACTATTACGTCATATTTGACACCCCCGGACAGATGGAACTTTTCACATTCAGGCAGGGCAGCACCATGCTTGTGGACAGGCTCTCCATGGGCAAGGGGATGCTGGCATTCATAGCAGATTCTGTCGTTTCCTCGAGTCCTTCCGGTTATATTTCGCAGAAGATGCTTTACGGTTCCGTCATGTCAAGATTTTACAAGCCCATGATACTTGTGATGAACAAGTCAGACCTTGTAGACAAGGAAACCATGGAACGGATCTCACGGTGGGAGGAGTCTCCCGACGTTCTTCAGGAAGCATTTATGGAGGAGAAGCAGGAGATGGTCAGAGACTACTTCTCTGGTATACTGGAGGCCTTCAAGTCTAGCGACATGATAACAAAAATCTTCCCAGTGTCTTCCCGCGACCTTCTCGGATTCGAGGATATTTACTCCGAAATGTCCGTATTTTTTACAGGCGGAGAAGATGCTGACACCCTCTACCGCGATGACTGA
- the pyrG gene encoding CTP synthase (glutamine hydrolyzing): protein MRYIVITGGVLSGLGKGTITSSLSYLLKSNGLKVTAMKIDPYLNYDAGTMNPYQHGEVFVLNDGSEVDLDLGNYERFLDTDLNGDNNITTGKTYMEVIQKERRGDYLGSTVQIIPHITNEIKRRIRHVAASGDFDVVMIEVGGTVGDIESMPFLEALRQLKREEPEGSVLFGHVTLIPAIGPVEEQKTKPTQHSVKELREIGIQPDLLFCRTKKPLHNDTIKKLSLFTDVPETGIISVSDVSNVYFLPELMEKQGLVKHLAERLSLKLVPAEDSWRAYKENLRNPKSTVTIAIVGKYIQLHDAYISHKEAFSHVCGTTGIGVNLKWVDSDEVPGNPSIFDDADGILIPGGFGYRGIEGKVAAARIARERNIPFLGICLGFQVAVIEFSRDVLKLDRANSTEFDLNTAYPVIDILPEQANVKSMGGTMRLGGKQVHIKEGTLAMNIYRSSKIVERHRHRFEVNPSYIKALTDAGMTFSGVDDDGIRMEILELADRDNFVATQYHSEFKSRPLSPSKVHVHLVKKALEKKLGTVGS from the coding sequence ATGCGATATATTGTAATTACTGGCGGTGTCCTTTCAGGGCTCGGAAAGGGCACGATTACCTCCAGTCTTTCTTACTTATTGAAGTCAAACGGGCTGAAAGTTACTGCTATGAAAATTGATCCTTACCTTAACTATGATGCTGGCACGATGAATCCTTATCAGCACGGAGAGGTCTTTGTCCTTAATGACGGAAGCGAAGTTGATCTGGACCTTGGTAATTACGAACGCTTTCTTGACACGGATCTAAATGGGGATAACAATATTACAACGGGTAAAACGTATATGGAAGTAATCCAGAAGGAGAGAAGGGGAGACTATCTGGGAAGCACTGTTCAGATTATTCCGCACATTACAAATGAAATCAAGCGCAGAATCCGGCATGTTGCGGCATCGGGAGATTTCGACGTCGTAATGATCGAGGTTGGTGGAACTGTAGGAGATATAGAATCAATGCCGTTTCTTGAAGCGTTGAGGCAACTGAAGCGGGAAGAACCAGAGGGATCCGTGCTTTTTGGACATGTTACGCTCATACCAGCTATTGGTCCAGTGGAAGAGCAGAAAACAAAACCCACACAGCACAGCGTGAAGGAGTTGAGGGAAATAGGGATCCAACCGGATCTGCTTTTTTGCCGGACAAAGAAACCACTGCATAATGATACAATAAAGAAACTCTCACTTTTTACGGACGTTCCGGAAACCGGGATCATTAGCGTTTCAGACGTTTCAAACGTGTATTTCCTGCCAGAACTAATGGAAAAACAAGGTCTTGTAAAACACCTGGCAGAGAGGCTTTCCCTAAAGCTTGTCCCGGCGGAGGATAGCTGGAGGGCCTACAAGGAAAATCTGAGAAATCCAAAAAGCACAGTTACCATAGCTATTGTTGGAAAATACATTCAGCTTCACGACGCGTATATAAGTCACAAGGAAGCATTCTCGCATGTTTGCGGCACCACCGGCATTGGTGTCAATCTCAAGTGGGTCGACTCGGATGAGGTGCCGGGCAACCCTTCTATATTTGACGATGCTGATGGGATTCTGATACCAGGCGGTTTTGGATACAGGGGAATTGAGGGAAAGGTTGCTGCGGCCAGGATAGCAAGGGAGAGGAACATACCTTTCCTTGGGATATGCCTTGGGTTTCAGGTTGCAGTAATAGAGTTTTCCCGCGACGTGCTGAAGCTAGATAGGGCCAACAGCACTGAATTTGATCTCAATACCGCTTATCCCGTGATCGACATACTTCCTGAGCAGGCAAACGTTAAGTCTATGGGAGGTACAATGCGACTTGGAGGAAAGCAGGTTCACATAAAAGAGGGAACCCTTGCAATGAACATTTACAGATCCAGCAAGATAGTGGAAAGACACAGACACAGATTTGAGGTCAATCCATCATATATCAAAGCGCTTACCGATGCAGGAATGACATTTTCAGGCGTCGACGACGATGGCATTCGGATGGAAATTCTTGAACTTGCTGACAGAGATAATTTTGTTGCGACACAGTATCACAGCGAATTCAAATCCCGGCCACTTTCACCATCGAAGGTCCATGTTCACCTAGTCAAGAAGGCTCTGGAAAAGAAACTCGGCACGGTCGGTAGCAT
- a CDS encoding N-glycosylase/DNA lyase, which translates to MLERQTAVGDTKMDLPRSTSISGMVRKLMASPDAELINQRSMEFREAGKSSKEFIFGELCFCILTANTSAEMGVATQKAIGLDGFMNYSQEDLRNRLKGVKYRFYNLRSRYIVEAREIIDQIKDLIANPDRLYVRDYLVQNIKGIGYKEASHFLRNIGIYDFAILDKHILKMLRAEYPGISVKVGSRQRYLDTEKLVVDIARSMGMEPGILDLYMWRIATGKIIK; encoded by the coding sequence ATGCTAGAAAGACAGACTGCCGTAGGGGACACAAAGATGGATCTCCCGCGATCTACAAGCATATCGGGTATGGTTAGGAAACTCATGGCATCGCCTGATGCTGAACTCATAAATCAACGATCAATGGAATTCCGCGAAGCGGGAAAGTCGTCAAAGGAATTCATATTCGGTGAGTTGTGTTTCTGTATACTTACCGCCAATACGTCCGCAGAAATGGGGGTCGCAACACAGAAAGCAATTGGTCTGGACGGCTTTATGAATTACAGCCAGGAGGATCTCAGGAATAGGCTCAAGGGCGTGAAGTACAGATTTTATAACCTCAGAAGCAGATATATAGTGGAGGCAAGGGAGATCATAGATCAGATAAAAGATCTCATTGCCAATCCGGACAGGCTCTATGTTAGGGATTACCTTGTACAAAATATTAAGGGCATTGGATACAAGGAGGCTTCCCATTTCCTCAGAAACATTGGAATTTATGATTTCGCCATACTTGACAAACACATATTGAAGATGCTGCGGGCTGAATACCCCGGCATCAGCGTTAAGGTTGGCAGTAGGCAAAGATACTTGGATACGGAGAAACTTGTAGTGGATATTGCCAGAAGCATGGGTATGGAGCCAGGTATTCTCGATCTTTACATGTGGAGAATTGCAACAGGTAAAATCATTAAATGA
- a CDS encoding NAD(P)H-hydrate dehydratase has translation MEASEFRRADINYEHLYGDLFTLMKNAGTAVSQFVTRTYGTNRKILVVCGKGNNGGDGFVAATGLSQNNDVTAIAVEGKSATISKQARRAMRSFKGKIVSMANLDEVLRESDIVIDALLGTGIAGTPKYPYDVAIRKINSSGKVIVSVDVPSGIGSDLAVKPTYTVTFSQPKDGMNSKNSGKIEVADIGIPADVFRYAGPGDLIYYIFPKPDSHKGMNGTLAILGGLEFYGSAVIAAEGANGVGVDLVRIFTSSQNYQIIGSYDPGYIVRIIGEDQDDLVSQISKNTAILAGSGNGLSEMAGRVLELALELKHIPLVLDADAVKLLAKSSFTGRQNLVITPNKNEFRILTGKDPTEENAVKYAVDNNMVVVLKGKEDIVASPGRTIVVQGGNPRMTMGGTGDLLAGVIGGFCSKGVNPFRASVMGCYIMKQASEVAHSQYGLWYNINHLASIIPVTMNELFLSKKD, from the coding sequence ATGGAAGCTTCGGAGTTCAGGAGAGCTGACATAAATTATGAACATCTCTATGGAGATCTGTTCACCCTGATGAAAAACGCCGGAACAGCGGTATCGCAGTTCGTAACCAGAACATACGGCACGAACAGGAAAATTTTAGTGGTGTGCGGAAAGGGCAACAACGGTGGAGATGGTTTTGTTGCAGCCACAGGCCTTTCACAGAATAATGACGTAACGGCAATTGCGGTTGAGGGTAAATCTGCTACCATTTCAAAGCAGGCTAGAAGGGCAATGAGATCATTTAAGGGGAAGATTGTCAGCATGGCCAACCTGGACGAGGTTCTCCGTGAGAGCGACATTGTAATTGATGCCCTCCTTGGGACTGGAATAGCAGGAACTCCAAAGTATCCCTACGATGTCGCCATTCGGAAGATTAATTCAAGCGGAAAGGTCATTGTATCTGTTGATGTTCCTTCCGGGATAGGGAGTGACCTGGCGGTGAAACCGACATACACAGTGACATTCAGCCAGCCAAAAGATGGAATGAACTCAAAAAACAGCGGAAAAATTGAGGTAGCTGATATAGGAATACCTGCAGATGTATTCAGGTACGCCGGACCTGGTGACCTCATCTATTACATTTTTCCAAAACCTGATTCGCACAAGGGAATGAATGGTACACTCGCCATACTGGGCGGGCTTGAATTCTACGGTTCGGCAGTAATAGCCGCAGAAGGCGCAAATGGTGTCGGGGTGGACTTGGTCAGGATATTTACTTCTTCACAGAACTACCAGATAATAGGGTCTTATGATCCAGGATACATTGTTAGGATAATAGGAGAAGATCAGGATGACCTTGTCAGCCAGATATCGAAGAATACTGCTATACTTGCTGGATCTGGAAATGGTCTCAGCGAGATGGCTGGAAGGGTTCTTGAATTGGCACTTGAACTGAAACATATTCCCCTTGTGTTGGATGCAGATGCAGTAAAGCTCCTTGCTAAATCTTCATTTACGGGACGGCAGAATCTAGTGATAACGCCAAATAAGAACGAATTTCGTATCCTTACTGGAAAGGATCCTACTGAGGAGAATGCTGTAAAATACGCAGTGGATAACAACATGGTTGTTGTTCTCAAGGGCAAAGAAGATATCGTTGCATCGCCAGGCCGCACCATAGTAGTTCAGGGAGGAAATCCACGTATGACGATGGGAGGCACAGGAGACCTGCTGGCGGGGGTCATAGGAGGATTCTGTTCTAAGGGAGTAAATCCTTTCAGGGCATCGGTCATGGGCTGTTACATAATGAAGCAAGCCTCAGAAGTAGCACACTCTCAGTATGGGCTTTGGTATAACATAAACCATCTCGCCTCAATAATTCCCGTGACAATGAACGAACTCTTTTTGTCGAAAAAAGATTAA
- a CDS encoding superoxide dismutase produces MAEKWEAKDKFKPKGLDGISDQQIEYHFETHYKGYVNKLNEVWEKLSTADRSKANQNYSEFRELKLEETFNFDGSLLHELYFDNLSKDHGNIPEDLKKHLERDFGSYEKWVEDFKATGVGFRGWSLLVYDLNTGKLRNIGADVHNTNGIWNAIVLMALDVYEHAYYTDYGPKRAPYLDAFMKNVNWHAVSKRYEKAKKIYDIFK; encoded by the coding sequence ATGGCTGAAAAATGGGAAGCAAAGGATAAATTCAAGCCAAAGGGACTTGACGGGATTTCTGACCAGCAGATTGAATACCACTTTGAAACGCACTACAAGGGATATGTTAACAAACTTAATGAAGTGTGGGAGAAACTCTCCACAGCAGACAGATCAAAGGCAAACCAGAATTATAGTGAATTCAGAGAACTGAAGCTTGAGGAAACATTCAATTTTGACGGTTCACTATTGCACGAACTATATTTCGATAACCTGTCTAAGGATCACGGGAACATCCCGGAGGATCTCAAGAAGCACCTTGAAAGGGATTTCGGAAGCTATGAGAAGTGGGTAGAAGACTTTAAAGCGACTGGCGTGGGCTTCAGGGGATGGTCCCTTCTTGTGTATGATCTAAACACGGGAAAGCTTAGAAACATAGGTGCGGACGTACATAACACCAACGGTATCTGGAATGCGATCGTACTGATGGCTCTTGACGTCTATGAGCATGCTTACTACACAGACTACGGACCAAAGAGAGCTCCTTACCTTGATGCATTCATGAAGAATGTCAACTGGCATGCAGTGTCCAAAAGATACGAAAAAGCCAAGAAGATCTACGATATCTTTAAATAA
- a CDS encoding AMP-binding protein yields the protein MLEIPDSERETVDESSDIPLSSPRVIKRDVYDILSENIPSRASFPAIIYYGRRITYFQVISAVDSLAAELSSKFKIQKGDRIAVSLPNSPQFIVSFFAILKIGAVVVPLNTGQNAADFVRKLEILEVKGIITDSKGYVLLRNSLNSRMFVMVTRVQDFMPFGKATRITYFDTTWGQVKWGGNVYPFSDFIFNGSGERCIIDPGRDVAIIQLTGVQLPGLQAVSLTHANILGALKQVSEVFSITGKKSVVACISPFSIPYGYIFGFLLSMLTGRACTMFFDNRDSRTVSKMCRKIGVDILVAHPWVYSKLLSDQACRKDLKRILIYVNGTDNMTEDLSSTIVDTMKGKLLQVYGFSETTGVTHYRWIDDTKRSASIIGIPFKETKCRIVDQTTSEDIKLGDKGELLVKGPQVPTKYLFTIVGERDRFSGEWFHTGDNVVSDVEGSYTIVEKMRDMIVSNAIPVFPVEIEAVINSYPEVKESAVIGINDGNRGEAIKAFIVSKDGTDSCLKGLKKYLSGNLAEYQRPLFYEFRSELPKSMTGKIIKRILIEQAKGKT from the coding sequence GTGCTTGAAATCCCGGATTCAGAGAGAGAAACGGTCGATGAATCTTCTGATATACCGCTTAGTTCTCCTCGGGTAATAAAAAGGGATGTGTACGACATTTTATCTGAAAATATCCCATCTAGGGCATCGTTCCCGGCGATAATATATTACGGTAGAAGGATAACATACTTTCAGGTAATTTCTGCAGTTGATTCCCTTGCTGCCGAACTTTCTTCAAAGTTCAAGATACAGAAAGGTGACAGGATCGCAGTGTCTCTGCCGAACTCACCGCAGTTCATAGTCTCTTTCTTTGCCATTTTAAAAATTGGTGCGGTGGTCGTTCCGCTTAACACTGGCCAGAATGCTGCCGATTTCGTGAGGAAACTGGAAATACTCGAGGTAAAAGGAATCATCACGGATTCCAAAGGATATGTCCTGCTGAGGAACTCCCTAAACAGCAGGATGTTTGTGATGGTAACAAGGGTACAGGACTTTATGCCATTTGGTAAGGCAACGCGTATAACGTATTTCGACACTACGTGGGGGCAGGTAAAATGGGGCGGAAACGTTTACCCATTCTCAGATTTCATTTTTAATGGTTCTGGAGAAAGGTGTATTATAGACCCGGGCAGGGACGTCGCGATTATCCAACTCACTGGAGTACAATTGCCCGGTCTTCAGGCGGTTTCTCTTACGCATGCAAATATACTGGGGGCTCTAAAACAGGTGTCAGAAGTATTTTCCATAACGGGGAAAAAATCTGTGGTGGCTTGCATCAGCCCGTTCTCGATTCCGTATGGGTATATTTTCGGATTCCTTCTTTCTATGCTAACAGGAAGAGCTTGCACGATGTTCTTTGATAACCGGGACTCTAGAACAGTTTCAAAAATGTGCAGAAAGATTGGTGTGGATATACTAGTAGCCCATCCTTGGGTATATTCAAAACTTTTGTCTGACCAGGCTTGCAGAAAGGATCTGAAGCGAATTCTAATTTATGTAAACGGCACAGATAACATGACTGAGGATCTTTCCTCTACCATTGTTGACACAATGAAGGGGAAGCTACTTCAGGTTTATGGCTTTTCTGAAACAACGGGAGTTACTCATTATAGGTGGATCGACGACACCAAGAGGTCCGCATCCATAATCGGGATACCTTTCAAGGAGACAAAATGCAGAATTGTAGACCAGACGACCAGTGAGGACATAAAACTCGGTGACAAAGGCGAATTACTGGTGAAGGGACCACAGGTTCCGACAAAGTATCTGTTCACCATAGTTGGTGAGCGGGACCGCTTTTCCGGCGAGTGGTTCCACACTGGGGACAATGTGGTTAGTGATGTTGAAGGATCTTATACCATCGTTGAGAAGATGAGAGATATGATAGTTTCAAACGCAATCCCGGTTTTTCCAGTCGAAATAGAAGCCGTCATAAACAGTTACCCAGAAGTTAAGGAATCTGCAGTTATAGGCATAAATGATGGTAACAGGGGAGAGGCGATTAAGGCATTCATTGTATCCAAAGACGGTACCGACTCCTGCTTGAAGGGATTGAAAAAATATCTAAGTGGAAATCTTGCGGAATACCAGAGACCGCTATTTTACGAGTTCAGGAGTGAGCTGCCCAAGAGTATGACGGGAAAGATCATCAAGAGAATACTTATAGAACAGGCAAAAGGCAAGACCTAG
- a CDS encoding DNA polymerase II large subunit (unique DNA polymerase that is similar to eukaryotic polymerases; forms a heterodimer of the small and large subunits; possesses polymerization and 3' to 5' exonuclease activities), giving the protein MEGYQGMIRSKVEECYRLAKKIRALGKDVTEAVEIPLASDMADRIEELIKIKGVGDDIRSAAGEMTREEMSIYISRKVAKIYEKEGKIVALDKAIRTGLAILTEGILVAPLEGIADISIEQNPDGSDYVSVYYAGPIRGAGGTAQALSVLIADVVRRDLGIGSYAPTDEEIERYVEEVQSYNRLKHLQYLPSPDEIRMVIRNSPVCIDGEGSEEEEVSGHRDMQRVRTNRIRGGMCLVLCEGLIQKSKKVLKYTGQLGLGEWEFLSRIGKESGETELSKKHSSEKFLKDIIAGRPVFSHPGAQGGFRLRYGRSRLSGLAAASIHPATMYILDSFIATGSQIKLELPGKAAAITPCDTIDGPTVLTLDGCLRKIRTVEDAKAVKDRIESITDIGEILIAYGDFLENNRQLEPSPFVREWWIKYIDGKSELARYQFTTPDQFEAVTIARDHGIPLHPEYDYLWHDLTVDDLKLLIGEIGRSSIVDGSLQMNYSRELSEIFIRINLEFTKSGDKLLLAEYYPLVVSCG; this is encoded by the coding sequence ATCGAAGGCTACCAGGGTATGATTCGTTCTAAGGTCGAGGAATGCTACAGACTTGCAAAGAAGATAAGAGCATTGGGAAAGGATGTCACAGAAGCAGTGGAAATACCGCTTGCGTCTGACATGGCAGACAGGATAGAGGAACTCATTAAGATAAAGGGCGTCGGGGACGATATTAGATCCGCAGCAGGCGAGATGACTAGAGAGGAAATGAGCATCTACATTTCCAGGAAGGTCGCCAAGATATACGAGAAGGAAGGAAAAATTGTCGCGCTTGACAAGGCCATAAGGACGGGACTGGCTATTCTTACGGAAGGAATACTCGTTGCCCCTCTGGAAGGAATTGCGGATATTTCGATTGAACAGAATCCAGACGGGAGTGACTATGTATCCGTGTATTATGCAGGACCAATCCGTGGGGCAGGGGGAACTGCCCAGGCTCTCAGCGTACTGATAGCTGATGTAGTCAGAAGAGATCTTGGCATCGGATCATATGCACCAACGGATGAGGAAATAGAGAGGTATGTGGAGGAAGTCCAGAGTTATAACCGACTAAAGCATCTTCAGTACCTGCCATCACCCGATGAAATAAGGATGGTGATCCGGAACTCCCCGGTCTGCATCGACGGAGAAGGGAGTGAGGAGGAAGAGGTTTCTGGGCACAGGGACATGCAAAGGGTAAGGACGAATCGGATACGCGGAGGAATGTGCCTTGTGCTTTGCGAGGGCCTAATACAGAAGTCGAAGAAGGTTCTCAAGTACACCGGCCAGTTGGGCCTAGGTGAATGGGAATTCCTCTCCAGAATTGGAAAGGAGTCAGGAGAAACCGAGCTCTCAAAAAAGCACAGCTCGGAGAAGTTCCTTAAAGATATAATCGCTGGAAGGCCTGTTTTCAGCCACCCGGGCGCACAGGGGGGATTCAGGCTAAGGTACGGAAGATCCAGACTTTCTGGGCTCGCTGCAGCGTCAATCCATCCTGCAACAATGTACATACTTGACAGCTTCATTGCCACGGGGTCACAGATAAAGTTGGAGCTCCCGGGAAAAGCTGCAGCCATAACGCCATGTGATACGATAGATGGCCCCACTGTTCTTACTCTGGATGGATGTCTGAGAAAAATAAGAACAGTTGAGGACGCTAAAGCCGTTAAGGATAGGATCGAGTCCATAACAGATATTGGAGAGATACTGATAGCCTATGGTGACTTTCTGGAAAATAACCGCCAGTTGGAACCTTCCCCATTTGTGCGGGAATGGTGGATAAAATATATCGACGGGAAGTCTGAACTCGCAAGATACCAGTTTACGACTCCTGATCAGTTCGAAGCTGTAACTATAGCTAGGGATCACGGAATACCACTGCACCCTGAATATGATTACCTCTGGCACGATCTAACGGTTGATGACCTAAAGTTGCTTATCGGGGAAATTGGAAGATCATCAATCGTCGATGGATCATTGCAGATGAACTATTCTCGCGAATTATCTGAGATATTTATCAGGATCAATTTAGAATTTACAAAGTCTGGAGACAAACTCTTACTGGCAGAATATTATCCTCTCGTTGTGTCGTGTGGT
- a CDS encoding DUF367 family protein, protein MPQRIELTFVYLREDDPSKSTMKKLERFHLARRINGRNFGRKVTLTPYAGSYIRRNDSELVSRYGLCVIDGSWAKIEGIKKYKIENGRRIPALLAANPVNFGKLEILSSVEALAAALFIIGNTNIAETILNKFKWGPNFLVLNRNPLHEYSECKSDDEVKSVELEYFATKESKKTG, encoded by the coding sequence ATGCCTCAAAGAATTGAACTGACATTTGTGTACCTGAGAGAGGACGACCCGTCAAAATCCACTATGAAGAAACTGGAACGATTTCACCTTGCAAGGAGAATCAACGGCAGAAATTTTGGCAGGAAAGTGACGCTGACTCCATATGCGGGCTCATATATCAGAAGAAATGACTCTGAGCTTGTATCAAGGTACGGCCTATGTGTGATTGACGGATCGTGGGCAAAGATAGAGGGGATAAAGAAATATAAAATAGAAAACGGCAGAAGAATCCCTGCCTTGCTGGCTGCAAATCCTGTTAATTTTGGCAAGCTTGAGATACTCTCCTCTGTGGAGGCACTGGCCGCTGCGCTTTTTATAATTGGTAACACGAATATTGCAGAAACTATTCTGAATAAATTCAAATGGGGACCGAATTTTCTGGTTCTAAACAGAAACCCTCTCCATGAATACTCGGAATGTAAGTCAGATGATGAAGTAAAAAGTGTAGAGTTGGAGTATTTTGCAACAAAAGAGAGCAAGAAAACTGGTTGA
- a CDS encoding DNA polymerase II large subunit (unique DNA polymerase that is similar to eukaryotic polymerases; forms a heterodimer of the small and large subunits; possesses polymerization and 3' to 5' exonuclease activities) has product FDISNGNIIKLREYHGEISTMAAVNYLAGFEIKPRSPTRVGARLGRPEKAGERQMKPKVHVLFPIENYGQNRRSIVTANNVAAQGYEVEIFARRCPNCNNETPLPVCEQCGSHTIPGSTKKLKVNIQKIVDSAMIQTGTDLARIHDLKGVKKLMSSRKVCEPMEKGILRYLNSVTTNKDGTCRYDMTDIPLTHFRRSEISISSDRLIDLGYEDTDLNEIFPQDIIIPRDAASYLLKVTRYIDDLLINYYKVEPFYMCRSEGDLIGQLVIGLAPHTSGGIVGRIIGFTDASGCYAHPFFHAAKRRNCDGDEDSIMLLMDGFINFSREYLPSTRGGLMDAPLVLTVRLNPDEVDKEAMNVDTLSMYPLEFYRATERREIPSKIEKIMETVKVRIEETGTYRNSSFTFDTASINDGVLVSSYKTIGTMEDKIERQLELAKLIRAVDADDVAARVLTSHFLPDIFGNFRGFFTQEFRCTKCNAKYRRVPLSGKCQKCKSNNLILTIHRGNIVKYLDETVKISKNFHLPDYLNMRILNMVDNIESTFGKGENTVRGLEKFEEDEEE; this is encoded by the coding sequence TTCGATATTTCGAACGGGAACATTATCAAGTTAAGGGAATACCATGGTGAGATTTCTACCATGGCGGCGGTAAACTACCTTGCGGGATTCGAAATTAAGCCGCGATCTCCAACCCGTGTTGGGGCCCGGCTTGGTCGTCCAGAAAAGGCCGGCGAGAGACAGATGAAACCCAAGGTCCATGTCCTATTTCCAATCGAGAATTACGGCCAGAACAGAAGATCAATAGTAACGGCAAACAATGTGGCAGCTCAAGGTTATGAGGTTGAAATATTTGCTAGGCGATGCCCGAACTGCAACAACGAGACACCGTTACCAGTATGCGAGCAATGTGGATCGCACACTATTCCAGGAAGCACGAAGAAACTCAAGGTCAATATACAGAAGATCGTGGACAGTGCAATGATTCAGACGGGGACAGACCTGGCAAGGATCCACGATCTTAAGGGAGTTAAGAAACTGATGTCATCTCGGAAGGTATGTGAACCTATGGAGAAAGGCATACTGAGATACCTTAACAGTGTTACAACGAACAAAGACGGGACATGCAGGTATGATATGACGGACATTCCGTTGACGCACTTCAGAAGATCAGAGATTTCAATATCCTCAGATAGGCTCATCGATCTGGGATACGAAGATACGGATCTCAACGAGATTTTTCCTCAGGACATCATTATTCCCCGTGATGCGGCTTCTTATCTGCTCAAGGTAACCAGATACATTGACGATCTCCTGATAAATTATTACAAGGTGGAGCCTTTCTATATGTGCAGAAGTGAAGGAGACCTCATTGGCCAGCTGGTAATAGGCTTGGCTCCACATACGTCAGGTGGCATAGTTGGCAGGATCATAGGATTCACTGATGCCAGTGGCTGTTATGCACATCCCTTCTTCCATGCCGCAAAGAGAAGAAACTGTGATGGTGATGAGGACAGCATTATGCTCCTTATGGATGGGTTCATAAACTTCTCGAGGGAATATCTGCCATCGACGCGTGGAGGTTTAATGGACGCCCCCCTCGTGCTCACGGTTCGGTTGAACCCAGATGAAGTAGATAAGGAAGCGATGAATGTGGACACGCTGTCCATGTATCCACTTGAATTCTATAGAGCCACGGAGAGACGGGAAATTCCATCCAAGATAGAAAAGATCATGGAAACGGTGAAGGTTAGAATTGAGGAGACCGGGACTTACCGAAATTCCTCTTTCACTTTTGATACAGCAAGCATAAATGATGGCGTATTGGTTTCGTCTTACAAGACTATTGGAACAATGGAGGACAAGATAGAGAGGCAGCTGGAACTTGCAAAGTTAATAAGGGCTGTTGATGCCGATGATGTCGCGGCAAGGGTCCTGACATCTCATTTTCTCCCTGATATATTTGGAAATTTCAGAGGCTTTTTCACCCAGGAATTCAGGTGCACCAAATGTAATGCAAAATACAGAAGAGTACCTCTTTCGGGGAAGTGTCAGAAGTGCAAGAGCAATAACCTCATACTCACAATACATAGGGGAAATATTGTAAAATATCTGGATGAGACTGTTAAGATATCTAAGAACTTTCACCTTCCGGATTATCTTAACATGAGGATATTGAACATGGTGGACAACATTGAGAGCACCTTCGGAAAAGGAGAGAATACGGTCAGGGGGCTCGAAAAATTCGAGGAGGACGAAGAAGAATGA